The stretch of DNA aCAAGATTAAATGTATTCAGTCTCCTGCAGACAACTGTTTTTACCATCAATCACTTACTTTCAAAGAGACATTCTACTCCCCTATATTCCTACATCCCTACATTCTTtggtttgaagaaaaaaggaaatcaagagGGGAAATACCTATTCCACCCGAGGTGCCAATGCGAATAAGGGTTATGTTGGAACACTTGGCATGATACAACAGTTTGATCAGCTCGTGCAACATGATTGATATAGAAGGAATGCCCATACCGTgctgaaatgaaagcagaaattcaTGTTCGACATTCACATAGACAATGCAAAATACATATGGAAGAAGGAGTTAGACGATATCTCCCTCTTGATACTTTCTTCCAAATGTCTCTTAACTACCTCTGGCAAAAAACCTAATCTTATGGGCCTACTGAAGAAACTTTGAACAACACATAGAAGGACTCACACTGAATTTACAGACTATGAATTAAGTTCAATATTTCTAAGAATCCTGAATCACAACCTATTTACATTCTCAAAATTACAATCAGTGTCCTTTCCTAAGTTTTCAAATGTCCTTCATCACAGAACTTGTCTTAAACACAAGAAAAACCCCACTCTGATTTTTTACCAACCTGAAATGCTAGTGACTAGTTAAGCTAAAGGTTTTCAAAACACAGTTGTTCCTATTTAGTCACAAAGTTAGCAAAGTGTAAGTCCACCTCAACATGCTTGATAATGTCAGAGTGATACTACAGTTTTATGTTGCGATTCAAGTGTGTAGTTTGTCTACAAATAAAGCTAcaagttttaaaatgagttGGCCGCACAAGTACCATGGAATACTACTCTTAAGCTAAGGGAACACATTTGAAAATGCCACTGTAGGTATTTAGCTCTGGATGTGATACAGACATTTTTTCAAATGCCCCACATACATCAAGTGATcttgttttttccattattcAGGATAGTGAGGAGGGATAAGACAACAGTCAGTCTGCTCAAAACATTTATAAGGCTGTTCCTGCAACACCTCAGGGGTATGCAGAGGGAAAATAAGACAAGAAGGGAATTAGGGTTTTGGAGACCTGCCCTTATACAAGAAAGGGCTAAAAAGGAATTCTTAATTAGCCAATGGGACTATTTCGAACATGGCTGAAAACCCTCTAAAACCTGATTCTATTAAGTGTTTAAAAGGAATATGCATTCATATCTTCTACTTTGAACTGCATCACAGAACTGTGGCCAGTATGATGTATGTGAGGTATCTGGACACTTTTACATTCCAATTCTGTGTTTGAATGGTCACTTACACTGACTGACAAAACAGGTCCCACTTTGTACATTGCATAACGGTCAGTTCCCGCACAGATGTTAGGATAGTCACCATCTTGGCTCCCAAGTCCCAGTTCTTCAGCTATGTAGGCAATAAAAGCTTTCATCCGTGAAGGACTTCCTCCAACACATACAAACTGTTGTGGATGGaattcaacaaaataaaatcacttgtATGATTCAGGTTATCAAAGAACATGCAAAGATAAACATAAGTATGCAAACACCTGAAGTTAGCACAAAGCTATTCACAGATGTGGTTCTTCTCATAATTATTCTAAAAGGCTAttaagaaaaattattaaaaaatatatatatttatatacagcaTCCAAAGGCTTCATCCTGTTTAAATTAGTATAATAGAGATATTGACTTCAAAGCCTCCAAAAGGAATTCTACCTGTATAAAGACTACAGCATTTGTCTTTTCACTGTATGAAGAGATAGCCAGAAACTATTATCCTCAATTGATACTGATAGTAGCAAAAACTTGCAAGTCTTATTTCCTTTTCACTCCTTCCTCAATTGGTGATATGCTGCCTTGTTTAATCTTATTTTGAAGACAACTGTATTCTCCCTTCTGCAGAAAAGCCTTAGGCTTGCCGAATGAAATGCAGCTTCTTACCTTTACATCTCCGAACAACGCAGGAAAATCATGGGTACCAGTCCCAAGAGCAAAATGGTACAGGAtgtcttctttcattttctccagGTGAGGGTTACAAAGATGGATCGCATTCCCTCTGTCAGGACAGCAGCATTGTGAAACTTAGCGAATGTAcacaaaaacatatataaaatagaTCCTAATTTTCCAAATTCAAGCAGTAAAAGTTGGGAAATCCCACATCTAAGCATGTCTGCACTATCCTATCACACGTTACATTAGGGAAATCCTAAATTTCATAACACCTTCAATTGCATAACAAATCACATCTGATATTGAACATTGCACAGATGCAATTGCTGAAGAATAGCCTAGGCAGCAGGAAGCATTTACAAGAGTACAAACTTTACCTTGAACAATATTAAAGGTGTGAACCAGTGCAGGGCACTGTGATGAGCAGAGCAATGGGAATAGGACCAGGGAATATTCCATAGGCCACCTTACCACATTGGCAGTCTACAACAAAGTTGAAAAGTAAACTCTGACCCCTTTGTGTTCTGAGTGATTCTCCTAGTCACTTGAGAAGGGTGGGAAGTTTTGGGCGTTGCAGACAGGCCCAAAGAGAATATCTGGCAATTTGGCTCACTGTAACTCTGTCATCCAGCCAGGAGGAAAGAATCAACATCCTGAAATCAGTAGCAAGAGTACAGAGGAGCGGAAATAGGACAGGAAAGAAGCAAATGGTaatctgaagcaaagaaaaaccatgttaagagaaaaatagttcaagaaaattagaaagagaggaaaatgtaaGAAGAATTCACTTCCTTTTAAGTTGCTTCTTCTAAGGAAGTGatacaccttaaaaaaaaaatctttttgaagaATCAGGAAATGCCAAAGCAATGAGGGAAAACTGAACTATTTAGCGTGTGGGAATTGCCTTCATGGAAAATTTGGTAGTGGACTAAGCAAGCTAAATGATTCATAAAACATCTTCCTTCTGTTCTTGATGTTTCAAGTTCAGTGGAAACAAGTAGGAAAGACTAGTCAATAATAAcaagctaaaataaaataccaaccAATACTTCAAAGCAGTTTTTGAGAGATGAAATCAAGAACTAAATATCTTCCAGACACAAGAAGATGACTTAATAGCTTAATGAACGCTCACTGCAGTCACAGCACGGCTCAGCAAATTCAGACTGCTTTGTCAGAGGAGACAAACGAAAGGGTTTGCCTGGAACAACTCTGGAGACTACACATAGGCGTTAGTGTTATTTTAGATGATTTAGGTTATCATGTCTGTCTTCTAATTCTTCTCAGAAGGGCTGTGATTTCCTGTAGGTTCCATGTCTTTATGTACCAATCCTGTACAGGATGTACTAGATACTTTTAGAAGTCTAAAATCTGCTAGCTGCCCATACTGAGTTCACCGAGTTGTTCctcaaaaagcaaagaaaatagttaCAATCCCAAAGTTAAATCATTTCTGTTCTTGAAACTCTCTAATGCCACTAACTACTCAGCAGCAGCCATTACAGCCAACATAATACACCCTGATCCACCCTGTTTGTCTCTGCCCACCACCAACTACTGCCCTCAGCAACCAAAAGAGCAGCCTAATAACGTGGGTGGTTAGTCTCCTTTCCTTCCACCCAGCTCATCCTCTTCTTCAAGGAAGTTGTAAACTCTGGGAGAAATAAAGAGTAGGTTACTGCACTTCAGCAAGGAGCAGACAGACCAAGAGACTGCCAGCTCACATGAGCAGAATTCCCAGGCTGCCCTCTCTGAATAATTCCTGTTAGTTAGGCGTTGTGAGACTCTCCTCCCATACCTAATGCAGATGAAATAGCTGCCTGTGATGGTGTTTACTGAAATGGCTTTTAGGTACAAATAGGATATGACTTGAAATTGCTTTACAATTTGTTCTCAgacaagcaaaaaatatttccttcattATGAGAAtatcagcaataaaagcttCTCTCCAGGAAATAAACTGGAAAAAGGCGAGGCCTCTGTTAAAAGTACTGAGAAAGTCAAGCGGTATGTGCCAACACCACTGTCTTCACGCCTGGCCTACACAGAGCTTCCTTCCTCAGCTGTGTCTGTATTTTACCTTTTTCATCCCATATCCAACCAGCAATGCTCTTCAACCCATGGTCTCACTGCAGTTACACATTGTTACTAGCTTGCACTTGTTATCTGTCCATCCAAATCTAATTGCAGACTTGGACCCTGGGGTAAAACGAGCAATAAAAGTAAGCATATTACTATCTGTACATGGGACCAATGCCCAGGATTTACAGTAGAGGCAAAGTTTGCCTGATAAAAATCTTGGGCTGTAACTCAATGGAACAGACAATTTATTCCCTCACACTGCTGTAAAGCAAATGTAACTACTGGGGGTTTAAACAGAACATGGATATCTGCGGACTAAACATGCGCATATGATTTTACTAAAAGAAGTTGAAAGTAAAGATGAGACAAAGAGATTGAAATTTTTGTTTATACTCTTCAGGCAGATAGGTCCAGCTATAGGCAGCAACCAAAGTCAACATTTCAACATGTTAAAAATCATATAAGCATCACCTATGCTAAGAAAAAATCACTGCCATGATAAATGAAAAAGGCTATCCAGAAAAGCACTCTGTGTAGATACTTGATCTTATAATCAATATTTGTGTCGTATACTTTATCTTAAATGCCTGTGTAATGATTTTTACAGTTTGAGGAAGAAGGTAAGTGTGAACTTGGACGAGACAATTAATATTTGAATCTTACTTTGAAGACTGttcatcttcctttttcttctcatttgagATCCCAGGAGCCATGTATGCTGTAACCtagaattacattaaaaaaaaaaatgcatcaataACAGTGATAGAAACCTTCTACAGAGATGACACTGGTATAAATATTAGAACCAAAAAACGATTCAGCCATGCTACAGCTTCTCTAACTCTAGCAAAATGAGCATGTGCCGTTCCTATGGCTGAGCACCACCACTTCCAAAGCACTGACACCGAAACTAACCACTTCCTAACATAATCCCCACCTCACCACGACTTCTGCTGTCCAGTGTAAGCAACACCTGGCTCATGGGCCAGAGAGAGGCGAGTCTCAAAGCTAGGTAGGCAGTCCTCCTCCTTCTATACCTCCCTCATGGTCAGCAGCGGCTGAACCTGGTTTAGTCCCCTTTTACCTCTGCCTCCAGAAGGTCTCCACAGCTCATCTCTAACTGTCATATGCCTGAAACCCGAGTTCCAGGAAACATCTTACTCACTGTATTCTCTTTGTCAAACTCCTCCTACTGATCATGACAGCATTTCTATCTGGCCCAGCCTCAGAGTGAAGAAGATTAAACCAAATATGAGTCCCAGAAGGTCCAGCACTCTAGTCCATCATCCatcttaaatatcttttttttccctaatccATTACCCTaacctattaaaaataattacaataaaGCTCCCTTCTGCATTCTCCTTCACATTTGAATAGACAAAAGTATCACTGGGGCTTTGGTACCAATACGATGACAGACGTAATTACAGGATGAttcatttgttattattttcagaagcGACTAAGGCTACGTGCAGAAGTTGGTTCTTTCTGGAAATGCCCTGACAGGAAGCCTTGAATCACAAAGTTTTGCTCTACCCTCCTTTACCAAGAGCCTGACAGCACGTAGCTACCAGAGGCAGGTTCTCGACTCTTAAAGCCCCGGGGATGGCACCGtaaggaaacagaaagcaaCCAGTTTTGCAACAGGATTGCAAACAGGTGAATTTTGAAAGAACTGaagtacaaaaacaaaataaaataaaataaaagatgaggtGAGGATGGCACGTTAAAAGCCACTGAATAAAGGACATGTATTTGCATTTGCAATGAATTTTATTGAATGGAGTTAAACTTCA from Anas platyrhynchos isolate ZD024472 breed Pekin duck chromosome 2, IASCAAS_PekinDuck_T2T, whole genome shotgun sequence encodes:
- the UPP1 gene encoding uridine phosphorylase 1 isoform X1, whose translation is MSQVLLTLDSRSRGEVTAYMAPGISNEKKKEDEQSSKGNAIHLCNPHLEKMKEDILYHFALGTGTHDFPALFGDVKFVCVGGSPSRMKAFIAYIAEELGLGSQDGDYPNICAGTDRYAMYKVGPVLSVSHGMGIPSISIMLHELIKLLYHAKCSNITLIRIGTSGGIGLEPGSVVITRQSVDATFKPQFEQVVLGKTIIRSTNLDEELAKELMQCSKEINEFNTVIGNTMCTLDFYEGQGRLDGAICLYNEEEKLQYLKAAYDSGVRNIEMESSVFAAMCNLSGVRAAVVCVTLLNRLEGDQISSSHDILVEYQQRPQKLVGYFIKKSLGKV